In Bifidobacterium scardovii JCM 12489 = DSM 13734, the genomic stretch ACTATCCTTTGAGCGTGTTGATGATGGCGGGGATCCGTGACATCCTCATCATCTCGACGCCTAAGGACCTTCCGAATTTCGAGAAATTGCTTGGCGACGGGTCGCAGTATGGCGTGAACTTCAGCTACAAAGTACAGCCAAGCCCCGATGGTCTGGCGCAAGCGTTCATTATCGGCGAGGATTTTATCGACGGAGAGGCATGCGCCCTCGTTCTCGGTGACAATATCTTCTATGGCAACGGACTTGGCAAGGTGCTCCGCCGCGCGGTTGCCGTCAAACATGGCGCTACGGTGTTCGGATACTATGTGGACGATCCGGAACGGTACGGCGTGGTGGAGTTTGACAGCAACCACAAGGCCGTCTCAATCGTAGAGAAACCGGCTCATCCCGCAAGCAACTATGCGGTGACCGGGCTGTACTTCTATGATGAGCGCGTCACAGAGTTCGCGAAACGGGTCAGGCCTTCAGCGCGAGGGGAACTTGAGATCACTGATCTGAATCAGATGTATCTTGATGATGGGTCGCTCACCGTGCAAACACTGGGACGCGGTTACGCGTGGCTTGACACGGGAACCATGGACAGCCTTTATGAGGCTGGCGAATTCGTAAGAACCGTTCAGCGCGCGCAGGGGCTACCGATTGCGGTCGCCGAAGAAATCGCATTCGAAAACGGGTGGATCACACGGGACGAATTGCTGAGCGCTGCAACCAAATACGG encodes the following:
- the rfbA gene encoding glucose-1-phosphate thymidylyltransferase RfbA, producing the protein MKGIILAGGSGTRLYPLTTVTSKQLLPVYDKPMIYYPLSVLMMAGIRDILIISTPKDLPNFEKLLGDGSQYGVNFSYKVQPSPDGLAQAFIIGEDFIDGEACALVLGDNIFYGNGLGKVLRRAVAVKHGATVFGYYVDDPERYGVVEFDSNHKAVSIVEKPAHPASNYAVTGLYFYDERVTEFAKRVRPSARGELEITDLNQMYLDDGSLTVQTLGRGYAWLDTGTMDSLYEAGEFVRTVQRAQGLPIAVAEEIAFENGWITRDELLSAATKYGKSPYGKHLLSVAENKIISRPSDDPQAIG